A section of the Rhizomicrobium sp. genome encodes:
- a CDS encoding inositol monophosphatase family protein: MPYLSPALNVMVAAARKVGRGLIRDFGEIENLQVSMKGPADFVSTADKRTETKLIEELTKARPGYCFLTEETGVIDGPDKSHRFIIDPIDGTTNFLHGIPHFAISVGLERDGALVSGVIFNPVTDEMYVAEKGHGAYLNDKRLRVAARKKLNEVILATGIPFLGRPGHETFEHELAAVMAVTAGVRRFGAASLDLAYVAAGRFDGYWERGINAWDVAAGILLVKEAGGVVTDLAGGPDALNGGQILASNEYLHAPVLKLLKDAGRAAKG; encoded by the coding sequence ATGCCCTATCTGTCCCCGGCCCTGAACGTCATGGTCGCCGCCGCGCGCAAGGTCGGCCGCGGCCTCATCCGCGACTTCGGCGAGATCGAAAACCTCCAGGTGTCGATGAAGGGACCGGCCGATTTCGTCTCCACCGCCGACAAGCGCACCGAGACCAAGCTGATCGAAGAGCTGACCAAGGCGCGGCCCGGCTACTGCTTCCTCACCGAGGAGACCGGCGTCATCGACGGCCCCGACAAGTCGCACCGCTTCATCATCGATCCGATCGACGGCACCACGAATTTCCTGCACGGCATCCCGCATTTCGCGATCTCCGTCGGGCTGGAGCGCGATGGGGCGCTGGTGTCCGGCGTCATCTTCAATCCCGTGACCGACGAGATGTATGTCGCCGAGAAGGGCCATGGCGCCTATCTCAACGACAAGCGCCTGCGCGTCGCGGCGCGCAAGAAGCTGAACGAGGTCATCCTGGCCACCGGCATCCCGTTCCTCGGCCGCCCGGGACATGAGACGTTCGAGCATGAGCTCGCCGCGGTCATGGCGGTGACGGCCGGCGTGCGGCGCTTCGGCGCGGCGAGCCTGGATCTCGCCTATGTCGCGGCGGGGCGTTTCGACGGCTATTGGGAACGCGGCATCAATGCCTGGGACGTTGCGGCAGGTATCCTGCTGGTCAAGGAAGCGGGCGGCGTGGTCACCGATCTCGCCGGCGGGCCGGACGCCCTGAACGGCGGCCAGATCCTGGCCAGCAACGAGTATCTGCACGCACCCGTCCTGAAACTTTTGAAAGACGCAGGGCGCGCGGCCAAAGGTTGA
- a CDS encoding UrcA family protein gives MSFFSPSFFTRSLLFGAASLALLAAVPARAQEAGSTSYVEDSSGIPERVVVTMVPNKRSAIGAPIELRSISRAVRFDDLDLTTHAGRRELRMRVRETARNLCDDPNLYFTLRTAGSPPCYRTAVANAMMQVKAAITKADHG, from the coding sequence ATGTCGTTTTTCTCCCCTTCGTTTTTCACCCGTTCGCTTCTCTTCGGAGCGGCATCGCTCGCCTTGCTCGCCGCCGTGCCGGCGCGCGCGCAGGAAGCGGGCAGCACCAGCTATGTCGAAGACAGCAGCGGCATACCGGAACGCGTCGTCGTCACCATGGTGCCCAACAAGCGCAGCGCGATCGGCGCCCCGATCGAACTTCGCTCGATCTCGCGCGCGGTGCGCTTCGACGATCTCGATCTCACGACGCATGCCGGCCGGCGCGAGCTGCGCATGCGCGTGCGCGAGACGGCGCGGAATCTGTGCGACGATCCCAACCTCTACTTCACGCTGCGGACGGCGGGCAGCCCGCCCTGCTATCGCACGGCCGTCGCCAACGCGATGATGCAGGTCAAGGCGGCGATCACGAAAGCCGACCACGGTTGA
- the efp gene encoding elongation factor P — MAKITGNEISPGTLIEYDGGLWVAVKTQKVKPGKGGAYNQVELKHIIQGTKLNQRFRSDEAVDEIYLDKKDFSFLYAAGDMLTFMDVETYDQIELQADWVGDQAQFLVDGMKVMLQLYEGKPISIKLPAQVTLEVVEADPVMKGGTAAPSYKGAKLENGMMVQVPPFIDAGTRIVVSTEDGSYVRRAE, encoded by the coding sequence ATGGCCAAGATCACCGGCAACGAAATCTCGCCCGGCACGCTGATCGAATACGACGGCGGGCTGTGGGTCGCGGTCAAGACCCAGAAGGTCAAGCCCGGCAAGGGCGGCGCCTACAACCAGGTCGAACTCAAGCACATCATCCAGGGCACCAAGCTGAACCAGCGCTTCCGCTCCGACGAGGCGGTGGACGAAATCTATCTCGACAAGAAGGACTTCAGCTTCCTCTACGCCGCGGGCGACATGCTGACCTTCATGGATGTCGAGACCTACGACCAGATCGAGCTCCAGGCCGACTGGGTCGGCGACCAGGCGCAGTTCCTCGTCGACGGCATGAAGGTCATGCTCCAGCTCTACGAAGGCAAGCCGATCTCCATCAAGCTGCCGGCGCAGGTGACGCTGGAAGTGGTCGAGGCCGATCCGGTGATGAAGGGCGGCACCGCCGCGCCGTCCTACAAGGGCGCCAAGCTCGAGAACGGCATGATGGTCCAGGTCCCGCCCTTCATCGATGCCGGCACCCGAATCGTGGTCTCCACCGAGGACGGTTCCTACGTCCGGCGGGCCGAGTAA
- a CDS encoding peroxiredoxin — MLRIGDKFPDFALTGVVSTDPKTAFADFTQASDAGKWKVVFFWPKDFTFVCPTEIAAFGKLNGEFNDRDAVVYGASIDSEFVHLAWRQNHADLKSLPFPMLADVKRELTGALGIIDQKAGVAQRATFIVDPEGIIRFVYVTDLDVGRNPQEVLRVLDALQTDELCPCNWQKGDEVLKAA; from the coding sequence ATGCTGCGTATCGGCGATAAATTCCCGGACTTTGCCTTGACCGGCGTCGTTTCCACCGACCCGAAGACTGCCTTCGCAGACTTCACGCAGGCGAGCGACGCCGGCAAATGGAAGGTCGTGTTCTTCTGGCCCAAGGACTTCACGTTCGTGTGTCCGACCGAGATCGCCGCCTTCGGCAAGCTGAACGGCGAGTTCAACGATCGCGACGCGGTGGTCTATGGCGCGTCGATCGACAGCGAGTTCGTGCATCTTGCCTGGCGGCAGAACCATGCCGACCTGAAGTCGCTGCCGTTCCCGATGCTGGCCGACGTCAAGCGCGAGCTGACCGGCGCGCTCGGGATCATCGACCAGAAGGCCGGTGTCGCGCAGCGCGCGACCTTCATCGTCGATCCGGAAGGCATCATCCGCTTCGTCTACGTCACCGATCTGGATGTCGGCCGCAATCCGCAGGAGGTCCTGCGCGTCCTCGACGCGCTGCAGACCGACGAGCTCTGCCCCTGCAACTGGCAGAAGGGCGATGAGGTGCTGAAAGCAGCTTAA
- a CDS encoding YebC/PmpR family DNA-binding transcriptional regulator, whose product MAGHSQFKNIMFRKGKQDKERSKLFSKLSREITVASKSGLPDPNHNPRLRTAIIAAKAESMPKDNIERAIKKGQGGDAENYDEVRYEGRGPGGVALIVEALTDNRNRTSADVRSTFSKFGGEMVANNSVAFLFNHVGQVVYPKDKGSDDAMLELAIETGADEVVSTEEAHEFLTGLDQFIAVRDALEAKLGAPSSAGFVWRPQNTVAVKDDAGESLVKLIETLDDHDDVQNVYGNYELSDALMAKLSS is encoded by the coding sequence ATGGCCGGTCATTCCCAGTTCAAGAACATCATGTTCCGCAAGGGCAAGCAGGATAAGGAGCGCTCCAAGCTCTTCTCCAAGCTCAGCCGCGAGATCACCGTCGCGTCCAAATCGGGCCTGCCCGATCCCAACCACAATCCGCGCCTGCGCACCGCGATCATCGCCGCCAAGGCGGAGTCGATGCCCAAGGACAATATCGAGCGCGCGATCAAGAAGGGCCAGGGCGGCGACGCGGAGAACTACGACGAGGTCCGCTATGAGGGCCGCGGTCCCGGCGGCGTGGCCCTGATCGTCGAGGCGCTGACCGACAACCGCAACCGCACATCCGCCGATGTGCGCTCGACCTTCTCGAAGTTCGGCGGGGAGATGGTGGCGAACAACTCGGTCGCCTTCCTGTTCAACCATGTCGGCCAGGTCGTCTATCCCAAGGACAAGGGCAGCGACGACGCGATGCTCGAACTCGCCATCGAGACCGGCGCCGACGAGGTGGTCTCCACGGAGGAGGCGCACGAATTCCTGACCGGCCTCGACCAGTTCATCGCGGTGCGGGACGCGCTGGAAGCCAAGCTCGGCGCCCCCTCCTCCGCCGGCTTCGTGTGGCGCCCTCAGAATACGGTCGCGGTCAAGGACGACGCGGGCGAAAGCCTCGTCAAGCTGATCGAGACGCTCGACGACCACGACGACGTGCAGAACGTCTACGGCAATTACGAATTGTCCGACGCGCTGATGGCGAAGCTATCGTCGTAA